A stretch of the Maledivibacter sp. genome encodes the following:
- a CDS encoding peptide ABC transporter substrate-binding protein encodes MFKRSFALLLVLVLVVSAFAGCAQKGEEPAPANEGGKEEPKTEEPAPSETPKDPQVVTYNLEADPETIDPQLNTSVGGSIIISNIFEGLVTFDENLKPIPGTAESWEVSEDGLVWTFKLREDAKWSDGQPVTAGDFEYSWKRAVTPETACEYAYQFDLIKNGTKCYQGEVAVDELGVKVIDEKTFEVTLEAAASYMIEIFGFPTLYPVRKDIVEKDPEGWSFNPETAVSNGPFKLASYTQNDVMKLVPNENYWGRENVKLDELNLVFITEQSTALSAMEAGDLDGIDNVPNQEIPRLQAENEDFIIAPYLGTYFYIFNVEEKPFDNLNVRKAFAKAIDRNAIVTTVTLGGQLPATGFVPLGIMTGGEDFRKAGGDYGVDGMAAQVEEAQKLLAEAGFPNGEGFPKVTLKYNTSENHKRIAEAIQEMWKKNLNIDVELENMEWRVFIPARQNGEFQVARHGWIGDYNHPMTFLDMFLSDSGNNDAQWKNEEFDKLILEAKVTSDEKKAAELMHKAEDLIMQDQIVMPIYYYTHPMMMGQHVKGWYRSPLGSMYFKNAYVEK; translated from the coding sequence CCTGCACCAGCTAATGAAGGAGGAAAGGAAGAACCTAAAACTGAAGAACCAGCACCATCCGAAACACCTAAGGATCCACAAGTAGTAACTTATAATCTTGAAGCAGATCCAGAGACTATAGACCCACAATTAAATACTTCAGTAGGTGGATCTATAATAATTTCAAACATATTTGAAGGATTGGTTACTTTCGATGAAAATCTAAAGCCAATTCCGGGTACAGCAGAAAGCTGGGAAGTAAGCGAAGATGGACTTGTATGGACTTTCAAGCTAAGAGAAGATGCTAAATGGTCAGATGGTCAGCCAGTTACAGCTGGAGATTTTGAATATTCATGGAAGAGAGCAGTTACTCCTGAAACAGCTTGTGAATATGCATATCAATTTGATTTAATTAAAAATGGTACTAAATGTTACCAAGGTGAAGTAGCTGTAGATGAATTAGGGGTAAAAGTTATAGATGAAAAGACTTTTGAAGTAACATTAGAAGCTGCTGCTTCTTATATGATTGAAATATTTGGATTCCCAACTTTATATCCAGTAAGAAAGGATATAGTTGAAAAGGATCCTGAGGGATGGTCATTTAACCCTGAAACTGCTGTTTCAAATGGACCATTCAAATTAGCATCATATACTCAAAATGATGTTATGAAGCTAGTACCAAATGAGAATTATTGGGGAAGAGAAAATGTTAAATTAGATGAACTTAACTTAGTATTTATTACAGAACAATCAACAGCTTTATCAGCTATGGAAGCTGGAGACCTTGATGGTATTGATAATGTTCCAAACCAAGAAATTCCAAGACTTCAAGCTGAAAATGAAGACTTTATCATAGCTCCATACCTTGGAACTTATTTCTACATATTCAATGTAGAAGAAAAGCCTTTTGATAATCTTAATGTAAGAAAAGCTTTTGCAAAGGCTATAGATAGAAATGCTATTGTTACAACAGTTACATTAGGGGGACAATTACCAGCAACAGGCTTTGTTCCACTAGGAATAATGACTGGTGGAGAAGACTTTAGAAAAGCTGGTGGAGATTATGGTGTAGATGGAATGGCTGCACAGGTTGAAGAAGCTCAGAAGCTATTAGCTGAAGCTGGATTCCCTAATGGAGAAGGCTTCCCTAAGGTTACACTTAAGTACAACACTAGTGAAAACCATAAGAGAATAGCTGAAGCTATTCAAGAGATGTGGAAGAAGAACTTAAATATTGATGTAGAACTAGAAAACATGGAGTGGAGAGTATTTATACCAGCTAGACAAAATGGTGAATTCCAAGTTGCTAGACATGGTTGGATAGGTGACTATAACCATCCAATGACATTCCTTGATATGTTCTTATCAGACAGTGGTAATAACGATGCTCAATGGAAAAATGAAGAATTTGATAAGTTAATCCTAGAAGCTAAAGTTACTTCTGATGAAAAGAAAGCTGCTGAATTAATGCATAAAGCAGAAGACTTAATTATGCAAGATCAAATAGTAATGCCAATCTACTACTATACTCATCCAATGATGATGGGTCAACATGTTAAAGGTTGGTATAGATCACCACTTGGATCAATGTACTTCAAAAATGCATATGTAGAGAAGTAA